The proteins below come from a single Methanothrix thermoacetophila PT genomic window:
- a CDS encoding cobaltochelatase subunit CobN, whose protein sequence is MRNLKTKHSFFVVNLGLALIISLMLQASAEFVTFHGDNQRSGNVSGSGPDSPELLWSTSLTGHGYIGGSASISSGRVFVSNWPDMTFKGELGLACIDERNGTVLWINPVGGKGGASTPAVFGNKVFTGSLTGEIYCVDVLTGKTLWNRTIERDPKYWGVASSPLIENGTLYVMSFSDGALHALSLDGDELWNVSTGSVSPFASPAASGERIYFPGGDPALYCINATTQKIVWKTPADAVITSSPAIWNSTVFFVTERSISALNATTGSTLWQRSINGTESTPAIAFGRVYVGTADGHVVCLDTNGSQIWETEVNGPVRSSPLFLDGRIYFGTNTDGGAVYALNASDGSVVWMYTVNEYIMSSPSASDGILFIGADDGRLYAFSSLQKDLLWSGEVVLENKSLNVSVKGDVYTISMKSALGALISFASSNGINVSVNDSLISIYGLTVESIGDLVSTKERAWRYWVNYPDEPVPLTGPESAMLNDGDRLVFYYGERNSRPEDCPRIEITARLSKPDALFVTVGQQPSLREVMRDVPLNITLTSPDMLDPEMNLSKYSLIFLEMIGSDSASVLETLLEEPKRRGVPVVLLNSPGYQNLASVNLSAHPDIELYWEYGGVENMRRLIAYLAAHFCGVDVMVDAPMPAPKEYIYHPDAPDLFENITSYMEWYRYNTSAPTVGIASYYGDMGQPDRIDLIRAFERRGANVICIGFSNASSLERFFVLNNTSLVDLAIVTKSFRLSYGDPDRGVEILESLNVPVLRGMRLYYQSPMEWTNSSINPMELYFQVALPEMDGIFDPIAISGKNDTVYSSIEPEVERIADRAMAQIRLQKPNSEKRVAIIYYNHGGGKDNIEGCYLNVPRSLRNILEHMKRLGYRIESDVPDEKVLVDLLAHQGTNVGTWAPGELDAMVKGGNATLIPAEEYIQWFEELPEDRQMEAVNHWGPPPGDIMVFRNSSGSYMVIPKLSFGNVILLPQPSRGWLENGTVLYHSTDVPPHHQYIAFYLWLKHEFGADAIIHLGKHGTQEWLPGREGVVGGDDWPALLVQDVPVVYPYIVDNIAEGTQAKRRGDAVMISHLTPPIVAAGLYGNLSDLKESVDEYRNVLNESVKDEYRMKILETCRDLHLDEDLGANLSALQEPAAFEEFLPELEDYLEELKSSFMPYGLHTFGQPYENDSLVAMVRSMLGDSYIKEIEGALNSSDVDRIENVSSSLLYEVVINGSSPETAQENLLGETGSNLTEILNLSRIYADGLRSCENELTNMTNALSAGYIPPSPADDPIRDPQVLPTGRNFRSVDPRRVPTPAAWEVGRKLAEELLDEYRLKHNGTYPRKMAIVLWAWAMTDHGVVDSEILQLIGARPVYDAYGGVSDVALVPLSELGRPRIDVVVVPSGLYRDLFPEKLRLIDKAIRLAANDTDATYPNYIRENSEILKDMLLQTGNYTAEDAEFLSRSRIFLEAAGTYGPNLDAPVSASDRWENDSELGSLFISRMSYIYGDGIWGGRFDSGRSLSLEQQMEVYTANLRDVDAAVHHTNSNLYGFIDNDDVFQYLGGIALAVRTVTGSTPEMYVTDVRDPRKERVHELGEFFSRELRTRYYNPKWIQGMMEQGYSGAREMDRFVEYLWGWETTVPELVSENTWNEVHDIYVEDRYNLGLQEFFRENNPWAAQVMDARLLETARKDRWHPSAGVLEDLAEEYRDLVEDYGIACCHHTCGNILLKEYMSGMLPSTTTSSTGHAVKSGSSSRSRHPYMENSTIPQGVGSDMEKQPESEADNVRGYVMENVTVDAAVPPVSGVPLFGIALVLFLLLLVAAGMWRRG, encoded by the coding sequence ATGAGGAATTTAAAAACCAAACATTCGTTCTTTGTCGTTAATCTTGGTCTCGCCCTGATCATATCGCTGATGCTGCAGGCGAGCGCGGAGTTTGTGACGTTCCATGGCGATAACCAGAGGAGCGGCAATGTTAGCGGTTCAGGTCCTGATTCGCCTGAGCTCCTGTGGAGCACGAGCCTCACCGGCCATGGATACATAGGTGGATCGGCCTCGATTTCATCCGGCAGGGTCTTCGTCTCGAACTGGCCTGACATGACCTTCAAGGGAGAGCTGGGGCTTGCGTGCATCGATGAGAGAAACGGAACGGTTCTCTGGATAAACCCAGTAGGCGGAAAGGGCGGGGCATCAACACCAGCCGTCTTTGGTAACAAGGTCTTCACAGGCTCACTGACCGGTGAGATCTACTGTGTGGATGTTCTTACTGGCAAAACTCTGTGGAACAGAACCATAGAGCGGGACCCGAAGTACTGGGGTGTCGCATCCTCCCCTCTCATCGAGAACGGTACTCTCTACGTGATGAGCTTCTCCGATGGTGCGCTCCATGCGCTGAGTCTGGATGGCGATGAGCTCTGGAATGTATCGACAGGATCCGTATCGCCGTTCGCATCCCCTGCCGCATCTGGAGAGAGGATATACTTCCCCGGAGGGGATCCTGCTCTCTACTGCATCAATGCCACCACACAGAAGATCGTATGGAAGACGCCTGCAGATGCTGTTATCACCTCAAGCCCTGCTATCTGGAACAGCACAGTATTCTTTGTAACGGAGAGATCGATCTCGGCCCTGAACGCCACCACTGGCAGCACCCTCTGGCAAAGGAGCATCAACGGCACAGAATCAACCCCAGCGATCGCATTCGGCCGCGTTTATGTGGGAACGGCTGATGGGCATGTGGTCTGTCTTGACACAAACGGCTCTCAGATCTGGGAGACTGAGGTTAACGGACCCGTGAGATCTTCGCCCCTCTTCCTGGACGGCAGGATATATTTCGGCACCAATACCGATGGAGGAGCTGTTTACGCGCTAAATGCATCCGATGGATCGGTTGTGTGGATGTATACTGTGAATGAGTACATCATGTCCTCGCCCTCAGCATCTGATGGGATCTTGTTCATAGGAGCTGATGATGGGAGGCTATACGCATTCAGCTCCCTTCAGAAAGATCTGCTCTGGAGCGGCGAGGTTGTTCTCGAAAACAAGAGCCTGAATGTGAGTGTGAAGGGCGATGTTTACACCATCAGCATGAAAAGCGCGCTGGGGGCGCTGATATCATTCGCATCCTCGAATGGAATTAACGTCAGCGTGAACGATTCCCTTATCAGCATCTACGGATTGACGGTCGAGTCGATAGGAGATCTTGTCTCCACAAAAGAGAGAGCCTGGAGGTACTGGGTAAACTATCCCGATGAGCCCGTGCCTTTAACCGGACCGGAGTCTGCGATGCTGAATGACGGAGATCGTCTGGTTTTCTACTACGGGGAGAGGAACTCCAGGCCAGAGGATTGTCCCAGGATCGAGATCACCGCCAGGCTGAGCAAACCGGATGCGCTCTTCGTCACGGTCGGCCAGCAGCCGTCCCTCCGGGAGGTGATGAGAGATGTGCCGCTGAACATAACCCTCACATCGCCTGACATGCTTGATCCAGAGATGAACCTCTCCAAATACAGTCTGATCTTTCTGGAGATGATCGGCAGCGATTCTGCATCAGTGCTTGAAACTCTACTGGAGGAGCCGAAGAGAAGGGGCGTGCCCGTGGTGCTCCTGAACTCTCCTGGATACCAGAATCTTGCGAGCGTGAACCTGAGCGCCCATCCTGATATCGAGCTCTACTGGGAGTACGGCGGAGTGGAGAACATGCGCCGGCTCATCGCATATCTGGCTGCGCATTTCTGCGGAGTCGATGTGATGGTTGATGCGCCCATGCCTGCGCCGAAGGAGTACATCTACCATCCTGACGCTCCGGATCTGTTTGAGAATATAACCTCTTACATGGAATGGTACCGTTACAACACCAGCGCCCCGACTGTTGGAATCGCAAGCTATTACGGAGATATGGGCCAGCCAGACAGGATCGATCTGATCAGGGCGTTCGAGAGAAGGGGCGCGAATGTCATATGCATAGGCTTCTCGAATGCATCCTCTCTGGAGAGGTTCTTTGTTCTGAACAACACCTCTCTGGTCGACCTTGCCATTGTCACCAAGTCATTCCGTCTGAGCTATGGTGATCCTGATAGAGGCGTGGAGATCCTGGAGTCGCTGAACGTGCCGGTACTTCGCGGAATGCGGCTCTACTACCAGTCACCCATGGAATGGACCAACTCCAGTATCAACCCCATGGAGCTCTACTTCCAGGTCGCGCTCCCTGAGATGGATGGTATCTTCGATCCCATCGCGATCTCGGGCAAGAACGATACCGTGTACTCCTCCATAGAGCCTGAGGTGGAGAGGATTGCGGATCGTGCCATGGCGCAGATCAGGCTGCAAAAGCCCAACTCTGAGAAGAGGGTTGCCATAATCTACTACAACCACGGCGGCGGGAAGGACAACATCGAGGGGTGCTACCTCAACGTCCCGAGGAGCCTGAGAAATATCCTGGAGCACATGAAGAGGCTGGGGTATAGGATCGAGAGTGATGTTCCTGATGAGAAGGTCCTGGTGGATCTCCTGGCCCATCAAGGCACGAACGTGGGCACATGGGCCCCCGGAGAGCTGGACGCGATGGTCAAAGGGGGAAACGCAACACTGATCCCCGCAGAGGAGTACATCCAGTGGTTCGAGGAGCTTCCCGAGGACCGGCAGATGGAGGCCGTTAATCACTGGGGTCCACCGCCTGGGGACATCATGGTCTTCAGGAACTCCAGCGGCTCGTACATGGTCATACCGAAGCTGTCATTCGGAAATGTGATACTGCTGCCGCAGCCGAGCAGGGGGTGGCTTGAGAACGGGACGGTTCTTTACCACTCCACAGATGTGCCTCCACACCATCAGTACATAGCATTCTACCTATGGCTGAAGCACGAATTCGGCGCAGACGCCATAATCCACCTGGGCAAGCATGGAACCCAGGAGTGGCTTCCCGGCAGAGAGGGAGTGGTTGGAGGAGACGACTGGCCTGCCCTCCTCGTTCAGGACGTACCTGTTGTTTACCCTTACATCGTGGATAACATCGCGGAGGGGACTCAGGCGAAGAGGCGTGGTGACGCTGTGATGATCTCTCACCTCACTCCACCAATAGTCGCTGCAGGCCTCTACGGAAACCTCTCGGATCTGAAGGAGAGCGTGGACGAGTACAGGAACGTGCTCAACGAGAGCGTAAAGGACGAGTACAGGATGAAGATACTGGAAACATGCAGAGACCTCCATCTGGATGAGGATCTCGGCGCGAACCTGAGCGCTCTTCAGGAGCCTGCTGCGTTCGAAGAGTTCCTGCCAGAGCTTGAGGATTATCTGGAGGAGCTGAAGAGCTCTTTCATGCCCTATGGGCTGCACACATTCGGCCAGCCCTACGAGAACGACTCGCTAGTTGCCATGGTGCGGTCGATGCTCGGCGACTCGTACATCAAGGAGATCGAGGGGGCGCTCAACTCCTCTGATGTAGATCGGATCGAGAACGTATCCTCCTCTCTTCTTTACGAGGTCGTGATAAACGGCTCATCTCCAGAGACTGCTCAGGAGAATCTTCTCGGAGAGACCGGCTCCAACCTGACAGAGATCCTGAACCTCTCGAGAATATACGCTGATGGTTTGAGAAGCTGTGAGAATGAGCTCACAAACATGACGAATGCCCTGAGCGCAGGCTACATACCACCATCGCCAGCTGACGATCCGATAAGGGATCCGCAGGTGCTCCCGACAGGTAGGAACTTCAGGTCTGTGGATCCTCGAAGGGTTCCTACGCCTGCCGCATGGGAGGTGGGGAGAAAACTCGCTGAGGAGCTCCTCGATGAGTACAGGCTGAAGCACAACGGCACATACCCGAGAAAGATGGCCATAGTCCTATGGGCCTGGGCGATGACAGATCATGGGGTGGTCGACTCTGAGATCCTCCAGCTCATCGGTGCCAGGCCTGTTTATGATGCATACGGCGGAGTGAGCGATGTCGCGCTTGTACCATTATCAGAGCTGGGCAGGCCCAGGATAGATGTCGTTGTGGTTCCGTCCGGTCTTTACAGAGATCTCTTCCCCGAAAAGCTCAGGCTCATAGATAAGGCCATACGGCTCGCTGCAAACGACACAGATGCAACATATCCGAATTACATCAGGGAGAACTCAGAGATCCTGAAAGATATGCTTCTCCAGACAGGCAACTACACCGCAGAGGATGCGGAGTTTCTCTCCAGATCCCGGATATTCCTGGAGGCTGCAGGCACATACGGCCCCAACCTTGACGCGCCGGTATCTGCGAGCGACAGATGGGAGAACGATTCAGAGCTTGGCAGCCTCTTCATATCCAGGATGTCCTACATCTACGGCGATGGTATATGGGGCGGGAGGTTCGATTCGGGCAGATCTCTGTCCTTAGAGCAGCAGATGGAGGTTTACACCGCAAACCTAAGAGATGTGGATGCAGCTGTCCATCACACGAACTCCAACCTCTACGGATTCATCGATAACGACGATGTCTTCCAATATCTTGGAGGCATAGCTCTTGCAGTCAGGACAGTGACCGGCTCCACTCCGGAGATGTACGTCACTGATGTGAGAGATCCGAGAAAGGAACGTGTCCATGAGCTGGGCGAGTTCTTCTCGAGGGAGTTAAGGACGAGGTACTACAACCCGAAATGGATCCAGGGGATGATGGAGCAGGGATACTCTGGGGCCAGAGAGATGGACAGGTTCGTCGAGTACCTGTGGGGATGGGAGACCACGGTGCCTGAGCTTGTGAGCGAGAACACCTGGAACGAGGTTCACGATATCTATGTTGAGGATAGATATAATCTGGGGCTGCAGGAGTTCTTCAGGGAGAACAATCCGTGGGCTGCGCAGGTGATGGATGCGAGGCTTCTTGAGACAGCGAGAAAGGATAGATGGCATCCATCGGCCGGGGTTCTGGAGGATCTCGCTGAGGAGTACAGAGATCTGGTCGAGGATTACGGGATTGCGTGCTGCCACCACACGTGCGGCAATATTCTTTTGAAGGAGTACATGAGCGGAATGCTTCCTTCTACCACAACGTCTTCGACCGGCCATGCTGTGAAGTCCGGTAGCTCCTCGCGTTCGAGGCATCCATACATGGAGAACAGCACAATCCCTCAGGGTGTCGGGTCAGATATGGAGAAACAGCCCGAATCAGAGGCGGATAACGTGAGGGGGTATGTGATGGAGAATGTCACTGTGGATGCTGCAGTTCCTCCTGTATCAGGGGTGCCGCTGTTCGGGATAGCTCTTGTGCTTTTCCTGCTCCTCCTGGTTGCAGCAGGCATGTGGCGGAGGGGATAA
- a CDS encoding outer membrane protein assembly factor BamB family protein, producing the protein MMRVHATLHMKDIYTILKGNSSIYLITLIMVFAIFTVLCNVGISDWPQYQQDGFNSGVTSERFPEYPVILWSADIQRVDVTPVICDGAVYVIAGNGTLYAFDAGTGEAIWASHLDGWVFQTSTPACGGKKVFAATDSGNLAAVDRLTGIKLWNYSLTDKRFEAPLTYDGLRLYIGEGSAYGTSEKKFFCIFDNGTECWNYTSETKGYQWCGSCSIGNYVVVGQNDGIILSLNRVNGEVADALSLNDSTRLSFSQNNPGRIRAPVTCKDGWIYTTSEITANEGYVWKIAFDKETGRFEDRGWSVPIGFSTSTPAIFADRVYLGVGEHGHPGALVCINDTSGDMIWTYPVEAGVKASPAISTAYDKPRIIFNTAQIDGSVYCIEDSGDRGELLWKFDPPDNGYILGGVAVYKGRLYFGTEGDQHYGKLYCLGDDEWSQFHHDPQHTGLSRSKAPRDNRTAWISEDIRAQPGSSVSVASGMVFVNCVDRLVCLDQISGRVLWSHPFKSAGDYAFGFTPVYHDGKVFFTSDRTYCLNASDGEEVWSYTPPTGRFAIDGSPAIAEGKIFVSDWDGHHYYCLEEETGKEIWNFTVEGNAQSTPAIDLNRLVFGSWEWGLGGRIYCVHLNNGTEIWNLSTENSPCGSATINDGVVYMPTYNFDGDGDLLALSLVNGSILWRAEISPTDSTPAFADDRVYVCGGCEGFSKLHTYCFDAKTGELIWKTPSELEIGDWRCSPAYADGLVFVGRPDFMEYDGIFALNATTGEIVWSYPAGGSSPAVACGMVFTIGNGRVYAFGDSKATG; encoded by the coding sequence ATGATGCGGGTACATGCAACCCTACATATGAAAGATATTTACACCATATTAAAGGGCAACTCTAGTATATACTTGATCACATTGATCATGGTTTTTGCCATCTTTACCGTTCTCTGCAATGTTGGCATATCTGATTGGCCACAGTATCAGCAGGATGGATTTAACTCCGGAGTGACTTCTGAAAGATTCCCCGAATATCCTGTAATCCTATGGTCCGCAGATATACAGAGGGTCGATGTTACACCAGTAATTTGTGACGGAGCAGTATATGTGATTGCAGGAAATGGCACCCTTTACGCATTTGATGCGGGCACGGGAGAGGCCATATGGGCCTCGCATCTCGACGGCTGGGTTTTCCAGACCTCCACACCAGCTTGTGGTGGGAAGAAGGTATTTGCTGCAACCGATTCTGGAAATCTCGCAGCTGTTGATCGACTGACAGGAATTAAATTATGGAATTACTCACTTACAGACAAGAGATTTGAAGCTCCTCTGACATATGACGGTTTGCGATTGTACATAGGTGAGGGCAGCGCGTATGGAACTTCAGAAAAGAAATTCTTTTGCATATTTGATAATGGTACTGAATGCTGGAACTATACTTCAGAAACAAAAGGATATCAATGGTGCGGATCTTGCAGTATCGGCAATTATGTTGTAGTGGGACAGAATGATGGCATCATTTTAAGCTTGAACCGAGTGAACGGAGAAGTAGCAGATGCTTTGAGTCTCAACGATAGCACAAGGCTCAGTTTTTCGCAGAATAATCCGGGCCGAATCAGAGCACCAGTCACATGCAAAGATGGTTGGATCTATACAACATCCGAGATCACAGCAAATGAGGGTTATGTCTGGAAGATAGCTTTTGACAAAGAGACAGGAAGATTCGAAGACCGCGGCTGGAGTGTGCCTATTGGATTTAGCACGTCGACTCCAGCGATCTTTGCGGACAGAGTATATCTCGGAGTTGGCGAACATGGTCATCCTGGGGCCTTGGTGTGCATCAATGATACCAGTGGTGATATGATATGGACCTATCCTGTGGAGGCAGGTGTTAAAGCGTCTCCAGCGATCTCAACGGCCTACGATAAACCGCGAATCATCTTCAACACAGCTCAGATCGACGGTTCTGTGTATTGTATCGAGGATTCAGGAGATCGTGGTGAGCTTCTCTGGAAGTTTGATCCACCAGATAATGGCTATATCTTGGGAGGTGTAGCCGTATATAAAGGTCGACTGTACTTTGGAACCGAAGGGGATCAGCACTATGGGAAGCTTTACTGTCTAGGCGATGATGAATGGTCGCAGTTCCATCATGATCCGCAGCATACAGGGCTCTCAAGATCCAAAGCTCCCAGAGACAACCGCACTGCATGGATAAGTGAAGATATCAGAGCTCAACCAGGCTCCTCGGTCTCGGTGGCCAGTGGGATGGTTTTCGTAAACTGTGTTGACAGGTTGGTCTGCCTGGATCAGATATCCGGTAGGGTGCTGTGGTCGCATCCATTCAAGTCAGCGGGAGATTATGCATTCGGTTTCACTCCAGTGTATCATGACGGCAAAGTCTTCTTCACATCGGATAGAACATATTGTCTCAACGCGTCCGACGGAGAGGAGGTCTGGAGCTATACGCCACCAACAGGCAGGTTCGCCATCGATGGCAGCCCGGCGATAGCGGAGGGAAAGATCTTCGTGAGCGACTGGGATGGTCATCATTACTACTGCCTTGAGGAAGAGACGGGCAAAGAGATCTGGAACTTTACAGTGGAAGGAAATGCACAATCCACGCCTGCAATCGATCTAAATAGATTGGTATTTGGCAGCTGGGAGTGGGGGCTTGGCGGGAGGATCTATTGTGTTCATCTCAATAACGGCACGGAGATATGGAATTTGAGCACTGAGAACTCGCCCTGTGGTTCGGCTACGATAAATGACGGCGTGGTTTACATGCCAACCTACAACTTTGATGGTGATGGAGACCTTCTCGCTTTATCTCTGGTGAATGGATCCATCCTCTGGAGAGCGGAGATAAGTCCAACAGATTCGACTCCTGCATTTGCCGATGATAGAGTGTATGTTTGTGGAGGCTGTGAGGGATTCAGCAAACTGCACACATACTGCTTTGATGCAAAGACTGGCGAGCTGATATGGAAAACACCTTCAGAGCTGGAGATCGGCGACTGGAGGTGCTCTCCGGCATATGCTGATGGACTCGTGTTTGTTGGCAGGCCGGATTTTATGGAATATGATGGCATATTTGCCTTAAATGCCACAACAGGGGAGATCGTCTGGAGCTATCCAGCTGGTGGATCCTCACCGGCAGTCGCTTGTGGTATGGTCTTCACCATCGGAAACGGCAGGGTGTACGCATTTGGAGATTCAAAAGCTACAGGATGA
- a CDS encoding aminotransferase class I/II-fold pyridoxal phosphate-dependent enzyme: protein MTLLREVHAWNAESHLSQTVRDLPPSGIRRFFDLVNEMDEAISLGVGEPDFVTPWHVREACIYSLESGYTSYTSNKGMPELREAIADFTKEQLGLDYDPTDQILVTTGVSEAVDLAFRATLNPGDEVIVPEPCYVAYVPDIILAGGVPRQIPTRIDDEFRVTPESIVPAITEKTKALVLSYPNNPTGAIMTRSDLESIADLVVEHDLLVISDEVYGMLTYSGTHASFAQLDGMYERTIILNGLSKSHAMTGWRIGYALGDPMLIGAMTKIHQYTMLCAPIMSQMAAIEALLHGEEEMLKMKHEYNLRRRLFVAGLNRIGLRCIEPQGAFYAFPSIAETGLSSEAFAERLLREQRVAVVPGNVFGQSGEGFLRCSYATSREELIEALDRIETFLDGL from the coding sequence ATGACTCTTCTCAGAGAGGTTCACGCATGGAATGCTGAGTCCCATCTCTCCCAGACCGTGAGAGATCTGCCGCCATCCGGGATCCGAAGGTTCTTCGACCTGGTGAACGAGATGGACGAGGCTATAAGCCTGGGGGTCGGCGAGCCGGACTTCGTCACGCCATGGCATGTCAGGGAGGCCTGCATATACTCCCTCGAGTCCGGCTACACCTCATACACATCAAACAAGGGCATGCCCGAGCTGCGTGAGGCCATCGCGGATTTCACTAAGGAGCAGCTTGGGCTCGACTACGATCCCACCGATCAGATACTCGTGACCACGGGCGTGAGCGAGGCCGTGGATCTGGCATTCAGGGCGACGCTCAACCCGGGAGATGAGGTGATAGTGCCCGAGCCCTGCTACGTCGCATACGTTCCTGACATAATCCTGGCAGGGGGCGTGCCCAGACAGATCCCAACAAGAATCGATGATGAGTTCAGAGTCACTCCGGAATCGATCGTACCAGCGATCACCGAGAAGACGAAAGCTCTGGTGCTGAGCTACCCGAACAATCCAACGGGCGCGATAATGACACGCAGCGATCTCGAGAGCATAGCAGATCTGGTTGTGGAGCACGACCTTCTCGTCATATCTGATGAGGTCTATGGCATGCTCACGTACTCCGGCACGCATGCTAGCTTCGCACAGCTTGATGGCATGTACGAGAGGACGATCATACTCAACGGTCTCTCGAAATCGCATGCTATGACCGGATGGCGGATAGGCTATGCGCTTGGCGATCCGATGCTCATAGGCGCCATGACGAAGATACATCAGTACACGATGCTCTGTGCTCCGATAATGTCGCAGATGGCGGCCATCGAGGCCCTCCTGCATGGAGAGGAGGAGATGCTCAAGATGAAGCACGAGTACAACCTGAGGAGACGGCTCTTTGTCGCCGGACTGAACAGGATAGGTCTGCGGTGCATAGAGCCACAGGGTGCCTTCTACGCGTTCCCATCGATCGCCGAGACCGGTTTGTCATCAGAAGCCTTTGCAGAGCGCCTGCTCAGGGAGCAGAGGGTGGCTGTTGTCCCGGGGAACGTCTTTGGGCAGAGCGGCGAGGGATTCCTGAGGTGCTCATACGCCACGTCCAGGGAGGAGCTCATCGAGGCGCTGGACAGGATCGAGACGTTCCTGGATGGGCTGTAG
- a CDS encoding Lrp/AsnC family transcriptional regulator codes for MNEILQILSENARATPAEIAALLGRTEEEVAREIKELEDSGVIRKYITIIDWEKASESYVYAVIELKVALQRSTGYDSVAERIARFSEVQSVRLISGDHDLSVTVRGRSMKDVAFFVAEKIAPLEGVQSTCTHFILKSYKEHGVILTDRPKPKRLVITA; via the coding sequence ATGAACGAGATTCTGCAGATACTCTCTGAAAATGCACGGGCTACGCCAGCGGAGATCGCGGCTCTTCTAGGCAGAACTGAAGAGGAGGTGGCCCGCGAGATAAAGGAGCTGGAGGACTCAGGGGTCATACGGAAGTACATCACAATTATAGACTGGGAGAAGGCATCTGAAAGCTATGTTTACGCGGTTATAGAGCTGAAGGTGGCCCTTCAGAGGTCGACAGGCTACGATTCCGTTGCAGAGAGGATCGCGAGATTCTCTGAGGTTCAGTCTGTCCGGCTCATATCAGGGGATCACGACCTCTCGGTCACAGTTCGCGGCAGATCCATGAAAGATGTGGCGTTCTTTGTGGCAGAGAAGATCGCACCCCTGGAGGGGGTCCAGTCGACATGCACTCATTTCATACTGAAGAGCTATAAGGAGCACGGGGTCATTCTCACTGATAGGCCCAAGCCAAAGAGACTGGTGATAACAGCATGA